Proteins from a single region of Bdellovibrio bacteriovorus HD100:
- a CDS encoding ABC transporter ATP-binding protein — protein sequence MPVNMSTAVEFKGISKYFGAVRANSDISFAIPSGSIHAIVGENGAGKSTAMKILFGMYQPDGGEILIHGNPVTFETPIDAMAAGIGMVHQHFMLAEPFTALDNILLQQKGSAFSLLPRTEQRQRLNDIASRYGFHVDLDAKVEDLSVGEQQRIEILKILSQDSKILILDEPTAVLTPQEVQELFANLRKLKAEGKTILIITHKLKEVMALSDAVTIFRAGRMVAHKATRETSVEELAELMVGRCLQNPKERTSSVDPNHVLLNFENLSAAMGNHRIENISLKVHAREVVGVAGVEGNGQDILIRALLDQKSLNKHSLEGQVLCEGKLQAFPEDRLRFGVLPSRPVYENFLLGQQRSGLFNSGLLLKTRALIERTREIMKEYDVRPHDEHLPFEKLSGGNQQKLVVARALTQKPDVIIAAQPTRGVDIGAIEFIHNELRRCRDEGAGVLLISSELDELMALSDRIVVLYKGHLVAEFTRSAFNEISLGKAMGGGH from the coding sequence GTGCCTGTTAACATGTCCACGGCGGTTGAATTCAAAGGGATCAGCAAATACTTTGGCGCCGTTCGCGCCAACTCCGACATCTCTTTTGCAATCCCCTCCGGCTCCATTCATGCCATCGTAGGTGAAAACGGAGCCGGCAAGTCCACCGCCATGAAAATCCTGTTCGGAATGTACCAGCCTGATGGCGGTGAAATTCTGATTCACGGAAACCCTGTCACATTCGAAACTCCGATTGATGCCATGGCCGCCGGTATCGGCATGGTTCACCAGCACTTCATGCTGGCAGAACCCTTCACGGCTTTGGACAATATTCTGCTGCAACAAAAAGGCTCTGCCTTTTCCCTGCTTCCGCGCACGGAACAACGACAGCGTCTGAATGACATTGCCTCTCGGTATGGTTTCCATGTCGATCTTGACGCCAAGGTAGAGGATCTGTCCGTCGGCGAACAGCAACGCATTGAAATCTTGAAGATCCTGTCCCAGGATTCCAAGATTCTGATTCTGGATGAACCCACTGCGGTTCTGACTCCGCAGGAAGTGCAGGAGCTCTTCGCCAACCTTCGCAAACTGAAAGCCGAAGGAAAAACCATTCTGATCATCACTCACAAGCTTAAGGAAGTGATGGCACTGTCTGATGCGGTGACCATCTTCCGTGCGGGTCGCATGGTCGCCCACAAAGCGACCCGCGAAACTTCCGTGGAAGAACTGGCGGAACTGATGGTGGGTCGCTGCCTGCAAAACCCGAAAGAGCGCACCAGTTCAGTGGACCCAAACCATGTGCTGCTGAATTTTGAAAACCTCTCGGCCGCCATGGGCAATCATCGCATTGAAAACATCTCTTTGAAAGTTCACGCCCGCGAAGTCGTCGGCGTGGCCGGCGTTGAAGGCAACGGCCAGGACATTCTGATCCGCGCTTTACTGGATCAAAAATCTCTGAACAAGCATTCCCTGGAAGGTCAGGTCCTTTGCGAAGGAAAGCTTCAGGCCTTCCCCGAAGACCGTCTGCGCTTTGGTGTTCTGCCCTCCCGTCCCGTTTACGAAAACTTCCTGCTGGGCCAACAGCGCTCTGGCCTGTTCAATTCCGGCCTGCTGCTAAAAACCCGCGCTTTGATTGAGCGCACGCGCGAGATCATGAAGGAATACGATGTCCGTCCTCACGATGAACATCTGCCTTTTGAAAAGCTGTCCGGCGGAAACCAGCAAAAACTGGTCGTGGCCCGCGCCCTGACTCAAAAGCCGGATGTGATTATTGCCGCTCAACCCACCCGTGGCGTGGATATCGGGGCTATTGAATTTATTCACAATGAACTGCGCCGCTGCCGCGATGAAGGTGCGGGTGTGCTTTTGATCTCTTCCGAGCTGGATGAACTGATGGCCCTTTCTGATCGCATTGTTGTTCTTTACAAAGGTCATCTGGTGGCCGAATTCACCCGCTCCGCCTTCAATGAAATTTCCCTTGGGAAAGCCATGGGAGGTGGACATTGA
- a CDS encoding DUF5819 family protein produces the protein MNTPLLHILKLTLVSTLVAHLGIHALYLAPNNPATPQYMSFVDNYMGTFFTQNWHLFAPEPATSSLQLSYRCHSLQAWKFPLNDMLEAHKSLPVTATGKQTYVLQHLAREIFNSKILKKTDAAMDELHILQRYLQDQCGEQAAAEVRIQRVFTQDYSKRFTNMEVRTETFTFGIKQESFAWN, from the coding sequence ATGAACACGCCACTTCTACATATATTAAAACTGACTCTGGTGAGCACCCTGGTTGCTCACCTGGGAATTCATGCCCTTTATCTGGCGCCCAACAATCCCGCGACACCTCAATATATGAGCTTCGTCGACAATTACATGGGAACTTTCTTCACTCAGAACTGGCACTTGTTTGCACCAGAACCGGCGACCTCCAGTCTGCAGCTATCCTATCGCTGCCACAGCCTTCAAGCGTGGAAGTTTCCCTTGAACGACATGCTTGAAGCCCACAAATCCCTGCCGGTGACAGCCACAGGAAAACAAACCTACGTTCTGCAACACCTGGCCCGCGAGATTTTTAACAGCAAGATTCTGAAAAAAACAGACGCGGCCATGGATGAACTGCACATCCTGCAAAGATATTTGCAAGACCAGTGCGGCGAACAAGCCGCAGCCGAAGTGCGCATTCAGCGTGTGTTCACTCAAGACTATTCCAAGCGCTTCACCAACATGGAAGTCCGCACTGAAACCTTCACCTTCGGCATCAAACAGGAGTCCTTCGCATGGAACTGA
- a CDS encoding cupin domain-containing protein has translation MATQQTSASPQKPNPSTVFAKVSGTLKSLNFSSADEVREFPNGRLELVRFGEAVVGRAILQPGWRWSKSVKEIAQTDSCEAPHFQYHVSGILRIKMDDGTEIDCKPGDVSLVPPGHDAWVVGDEPVVIVDFQGMVDYAIQAHKH, from the coding sequence ATGGCTACACAACAAACTTCCGCTTCGCCGCAGAAGCCGAATCCTTCGACCGTCTTTGCAAAGGTCAGCGGAACTCTTAAGTCGCTGAATTTTAGTTCTGCCGATGAGGTTCGTGAGTTTCCCAATGGCCGTCTGGAGCTGGTTCGCTTCGGGGAAGCTGTTGTCGGACGGGCGATCTTGCAGCCAGGCTGGCGCTGGTCCAAATCAGTGAAAGAGATCGCGCAAACGGACAGCTGCGAAGCTCCGCATTTTCAATACCATGTTTCAGGAATACTCAGAATCAAGATGGATGATGGAACGGAAATAGACTGTAAACCCGGAGATGTGTCTTTGGTTCCACCAGGACATGATGCCTGGGTGGTGGGTGATGAGCCTGTCGTGATCGTGGACTTCCAGGGAATGGTGGACTACGCGATTCAAGCCCACAAACATTAA
- a CDS encoding ABC transporter permease: MKRVFGFFLGLTLALLLTLFAGENPWNVFMILVRSAFGSMYDLGLTLSYTTPLIFCGLSVAIGFHAGLFNIGAEGQLTMAVVTTAAIGVLFPQIPFPLAPVIALFAGLVAAGLWGWIAGWLRAVRGSHEVIITIMMNFIAAGLASWFTLKIIPNPESQNPETALVAPQYMFKDYDLIARLFPDTPANASLGFAIVLAVLMWIFLWKTTWGFELRAVGSNPEAAHRAGISEKKVRILAMTLAGVMAGFVALSEVLGSAGQYRIGFSPDYGFIGIAVALLASNNPLGIIVAAFLMGALHKGASDLDLETTTITRDFSRIIQALVILGVVAQGYWEWIKIKRRKG, translated from the coding sequence TTGAAACGGGTCTTTGGTTTCTTCCTGGGATTGACGCTGGCTTTGCTGCTGACTTTGTTCGCGGGTGAAAACCCGTGGAATGTCTTTATGATTCTGGTGCGCAGTGCTTTTGGTTCCATGTACGATCTGGGCCTGACTCTTTCATACACCACGCCTTTGATTTTCTGTGGTCTTTCCGTGGCCATCGGCTTTCATGCCGGGCTTTTTAATATCGGCGCTGAAGGTCAGCTGACCATGGCGGTGGTGACCACTGCTGCCATTGGCGTGCTGTTCCCGCAGATCCCTTTCCCGCTGGCTCCAGTCATTGCCCTGTTCGCGGGTCTTGTGGCCGCCGGGCTGTGGGGCTGGATTGCGGGCTGGCTGCGCGCCGTGCGTGGCAGTCATGAAGTCATCATCACCATCATGATGAACTTTATCGCCGCAGGCCTTGCAAGCTGGTTCACCCTGAAGATCATTCCCAATCCAGAATCCCAGAATCCTGAAACGGCCCTGGTGGCACCTCAGTACATGTTTAAGGACTATGATCTGATTGCCCGCCTGTTCCCGGACACCCCGGCCAATGCCTCTTTGGGCTTTGCGATTGTGCTGGCTGTTTTGATGTGGATATTCCTCTGGAAAACCACATGGGGCTTTGAATTGCGGGCGGTGGGCTCTAATCCCGAAGCCGCTCACCGTGCGGGAATTTCAGAAAAGAAAGTGCGCATTCTGGCGATGACCTTGGCCGGAGTGATGGCAGGCTTTGTCGCGTTGTCTGAAGTTCTGGGCAGCGCCGGACAGTATCGTATTGGGTTTTCTCCGGACTATGGCTTTATCGGTATCGCGGTAGCTTTGCTGGCTAGCAACAACCCTTTGGGAATTATCGTGGCAGCCTTCCTGATGGGCGCGCTTCACAAAGGCGCTTCCGATCTGGATCTTGAAACGACCACGATCACCCGTGACTTCTCCCGCATCATCCAGGCACTGGTGATTTTGGGTGTGGTGGCACAAGGCTATTGGGAATGGATAAAAATCAAAAGGAGGAAAGGTTAG
- a CDS encoding phospholipase C/P1 nuclease family protein, whose amino-acid sequence MRNILLALLLLGSSQAFAWGGRGHDTICRVATFLVKEPGLKEYMQHKPQMMGHLCNMPDFYWKSLGGDAAKLGNSTHFIDIEVIGLDVKDITVDYKQLMTDFTGKPNKFKNDGSTIKSIPQEFGSSWWRADQFMRHIAGLKEDFAKAKAPTSFKEEQDNELPYNKLAYDMVVSMGLMGHFVGDNCQPFHTTADYDGYAAGHGGIHAYFEDQVVGQFDGDLDYLVLKAARGMKNPEFLKPKTAIEKMKVLSVISNKEIPKILKMDPVIKKSTLVKEKGMELKTAAERQPASVAFKKMKPMIVTEMARGAVLLAALWDEAYASAGKPKIGAYKSYKYPFTVDFVAPDYIEVPKAEAKK is encoded by the coding sequence ATGAGAAATATTCTGTTGGCATTGCTTCTTCTTGGATCTTCTCAGGCATTTGCCTGGGGTGGCCGTGGTCACGACACCATCTGCCGTGTTGCCACCTTCCTGGTGAAAGAACCGGGCCTGAAAGAATACATGCAACACAAACCCCAGATGATGGGACACCTGTGCAACATGCCGGACTTTTACTGGAAAAGCCTGGGTGGCGACGCTGCAAAGCTGGGTAACTCCACCCACTTCATCGACATCGAAGTTATTGGCCTGGATGTAAAAGATATCACAGTTGATTACAAACAACTGATGACTGACTTCACCGGCAAACCAAACAAATTCAAAAATGACGGTTCCACGATCAAGTCCATCCCCCAGGAATTCGGATCTTCTTGGTGGAGAGCCGACCAGTTCATGCGCCACATCGCCGGCCTGAAAGAGGACTTCGCGAAAGCCAAAGCTCCGACGAGCTTCAAAGAAGAACAGGACAACGAGCTTCCTTATAACAAGCTGGCCTATGATATGGTCGTGTCCATGGGTCTGATGGGTCACTTTGTTGGCGACAACTGCCAGCCATTCCACACCACGGCGGACTATGACGGTTATGCCGCCGGTCACGGTGGCATCCATGCTTACTTTGAAGATCAGGTTGTCGGCCAGTTCGATGGCGACCTAGATTATCTGGTGCTAAAAGCCGCACGCGGAATGAAAAATCCGGAATTCCTAAAACCGAAAACCGCCATTGAGAAAATGAAAGTGCTGAGCGTGATCTCCAACAAAGAGATTCCAAAGATCCTGAAAATGGATCCAGTCATCAAAAAGTCCACTCTGGTGAAAGAAAAAGGCATGGAACTTAAAACTGCAGCGGAACGTCAACCCGCGTCTGTGGCGTTTAAGAAAATGAAGCCGATGATCGTGACTGAAATGGCTCGTGGCGCGGTTTTGTTGGCCGCTTTGTGGGATGAAGCTTATGCTTCTGCCGGCAAACCAAAGATTGGCGCCTACAAGTCCTACAAGTACCCGTTCACGGTTGATTTCGTGGCTCCGGATTATATCGAAGTTCCGAAAGCCGAAGCCAAGAAGTAA
- a CDS encoding ABC transporter permease — protein METMTWILALTLATLRLATPLVFASMGGLMSERSGVVNVALEGFMLIGAFAGAIAGQYFASAWMGWGFALLAGFAIGAVYALFVIELKADQIITGMAVNLFVMGFIPFVTKILYSSTGSTPALLVEDRFTFEPLLMAGLLVVAISLWMFRTRSGLWVLFAGENPEALTASGVSVRKVRWSAVTLSGAFAAMGGASLSLFLASSYSPMMTGGRGFMALAALIFGKWKPVPAFAACLLFAFADAVQIRLQGVQIGGVEIPVQFVQILPYIVTVIALAGFIGKSRAPKALGHQ, from the coding sequence ATGGAAACAATGACCTGGATTCTGGCTTTGACTTTGGCCACCCTGCGCTTGGCGACTCCGCTGGTGTTTGCCTCCATGGGTGGATTGATGAGTGAACGCTCGGGTGTCGTCAACGTGGCGCTGGAGGGTTTCATGCTGATCGGTGCCTTCGCGGGTGCGATTGCCGGTCAGTATTTTGCGTCGGCCTGGATGGGCTGGGGCTTTGCCTTATTGGCAGGTTTTGCTATCGGTGCTGTGTATGCGTTGTTTGTGATTGAACTCAAAGCTGATCAGATCATCACGGGCATGGCCGTGAATCTTTTTGTGATGGGCTTTATTCCGTTTGTGACGAAGATTCTTTACAGCTCCACCGGATCGACCCCGGCGCTACTGGTGGAAGACCGCTTTACCTTTGAGCCTTTATTAATGGCCGGTCTGCTGGTCGTCGCGATCAGCTTGTGGATGTTCCGCACCCGTTCTGGTCTGTGGGTTTTGTTTGCTGGTGAAAATCCGGAAGCACTGACTGCCAGTGGTGTCAGTGTTCGTAAAGTCCGCTGGTCGGCGGTGACTTTGAGTGGAGCCTTCGCCGCCATGGGTGGCGCAAGCCTTTCGTTGTTCCTGGCTTCGTCTTATTCCCCGATGATGACGGGCGGCCGTGGCTTCATGGCCCTGGCGGCACTGATCTTCGGTAAATGGAAGCCGGTTCCGGCCTTTGCGGCCTGCTTGTTGTTCGCCTTTGCTGATGCCGTGCAGATCCGTCTGCAGGGTGTGCAAATCGGCGGCGTGGAAATTCCAGTTCAGTTTGTTCAGATTTTACCTTACATCGTGACTGTCATTGCTCTTGCGGGCTTTATCGGCAAAAGCCGGGCTCCAAAGGCACTGGGTCACCAATAA